From Aspergillus luchuensis IFO 4308 DNA, chromosome 2, nearly complete sequence:
AATGTCTCCGCAGTTTGTTTACCAGCGTCAACGGCTTCAGCCTTCTCTCCGTCCTGGCCATCCTCGTCCTGATCCAGGGACGCCATCAGGTTGTTATCGTACATCTCTTCCagttctttctccctctcttcctcaaggAACAAAGGCTCGTCAGTCTGCTCCCAGGTGCGGATGCTCTTGTCATGACTAGCGGTGACGATGAAATCACCTGAATGACTAATAGTCAGAGCCCAGATTTCACCATGGTGACCGGCCAGCTTTTGGATGTGCTCAAACTTGTCACCGTCCCAGTACTTGATCACTCGATCCTTGCTAGCACTGAAAAAGTTGTGCCCGTTACCATCCTTGTTGTTCGGAACGAAAGCAACAGCCATGACACTGTCCTCATGGGCCAAGAAGGACTTGTGGCAGTCACCAAAGTCCAAGCCCCAGATACGAACGGTCTTATCGGCCGAACACGTGACGATCAGCTTGCTGTCCCAAGAAATATCCATGTTGAGAACAGGCAGCTTGTGGCCGTaaaggttgaggaagagttTGAGGGAGTCAACAAAGAAAACCTTGACCGTGTTGTCCAGAAGCGCAACAGCCAGCAGCCGAGCATCAGGGGAGAAGCGAACGTTAAGAATGTCATCCGAAACCTTAAGCGTTCTCGTGTGCACCAGCTTGAGTCGGGGGGTTGTTCTCTTGGTACCCGGGATTTCTTCTTGAACCACCTGGAAGTTCCAGAACTTCGCAGACTTGTCGGCACTACCACTCACCAAAGACTTGCCGTCAGGATGGACTTGAATGGACCAGACCGGCCCGTCGTGCGCTTTGATCGTATCCAGAAGGGTCGATGAGGCGATATCGAAAACCTCAAGCTGGCCATCCTTGTTtccgacaacaacaatcttGTCACCAGGAAGGAAAGCAGAGCACAGAGCATAGCCACATTCAAGAGTACGCAGACAGCTTTGGGTCCGGACGTTCCAGATCTTGAGGCTGCCGTTGGAGGCAGACGCCAGCATCCGATCGTCCGAGCTCAATGCAACAGATCTAATGTCGGTGCGGTGGCCGGGGATGTCGACTGCCAAGTTCCGGCTGTAGTCcggctcctcctcatccttgttcttcttgttcgcGGTCACAACGCTGTAAGCTTCGAGTTGGTTGTTTGTGGTCGCGGCCAGAAGTTGCAGACTTCCACTTGACTTCGTGCGAATCCAGTCAAAGGACCGGACCTTACCGCCAGTGCGTACGATAGTGTGAGGAACAAAGACTTCCGAGACAGGCGCAGATGAGGCGTCCTCTGATTTCTCAATGGCATCCTCAGCAGCTGCTCCATCCTTGTCAGCTGCGCGCTGCGCGTCcttctcctttctcctcttgcgCTTCCTAGCCAGACTCTTTTGCACCTCGGTCTGCGAGCGAATGCGCCAAATCTCGACTGCCTTCTCAGATCCGTGGATTCCAATGTAGTCCGCTCGAGGGTGAAAGCTGATTCCGATTGTGCGGTCCTTTCCATTTCGGTAAAACGTGCCCCGGTCCGTCAAGATCTTCTGTCCCTCCGAGCCGACCTTCTCTTTGGAAATGTGAATCATAGCACTCTCATCAATCGACCAGGCCTTCAGTTCTCCATCATTTCCTGCCGTAATACAACCACTCTGGTCGGGCGAGAGACCCAGACTCCAACACTCGCCGTTGGACTGTGCCACATGTGTTTCGATGCAGTGTTGTGCAGCCAAGTCCCATACTTTGATGAGAGCATCCTTTCCAGTCGTCAACAGAAAACCCGCATGCTCACTGAGACCGGCTTCATTGAGCAATTCAATGGACGGGGTAAGGAAATGGAGCGACGTAATCTGATCGGTGTGTCCGCGCAGTTTGAAAAGTCCGACTTCCGCAACCAGATCCCATACAATGATGTCCGTGTCTCTCGAACCACTTGCGAGGCGGACCCCTGTGCTATCGAAGGCAAGTTGAGTGATGGCGGACTTGTGGCCATTGAAGGAAATAATCACCGTCTCGGTCCGTGAATCCCAGATACGAATACTGCCGTCTTCATAACTATATCACAAAGCGACGGCCGAATTAGTAAGGTAGCATACAAAAATCCTACCACGGTGAGAAAACTTACCCGACCGCAAAAATATCCTCATCCGTTTTGCTCTGCGTGATTATCGTGACCTGTGCCTTGCAAGACGTATCGTGCCATCTGCCCAGTAGTTCACCCTTCTTAATGTCCCAACAGAGAACTTCCTCACTCGCGCCCACGAAGGCTCGCCCAAAGCCTGTTCGACGTGCGGAACCCGCGAGTTCATCGTCCCGGGCCCAGATCGCATTCGACGAGCCGGACGCAATGAGCCCGAAAGTCTTCGAATGCTCGAATTTACTGAAGAAGTCAGTACACAGAAAATACTTTCGGGGGGAAAATGCTACACCCTTGAGTGCCTCACTTACAAATATGACTTCACCATCGTTGGGTGTTTGCGACCTGGGAAAAATTTTGGGAGCTCGGAGAATGAATGCTATCGATAGGCGCAAATGGCGGCGGTCGCTACGGAGAGCGACAGCGACCAATGTCGGCCTCCCCCACCGCCTGCCGGTTCCCCAAAGCCCCCATCAACGTAACTCCCATCGTGGCAGTGACCCTCGTGGGATTGAAAGCCAAAAttaaaggaaagggaatcGCAGGCCGAGAATTTGAATCTATTACTCATTATCATTGGGTGCGTCTATCAACATGCTTTTGCTAGACTACCACAACGtcctcatccactccctcctgACGGAGCGGTTCTCTGGGTACAGCTTCCCCCCCGCCTCCGGTATACGCCAGGCTACCAGCTAACAGCTCCATTCATGCTTCCTTCAGTGCCCCGCCCGTGTCAATCGACCAGATCGTTTCCGACTTTGACGGAGTGACCTTCCACCTGTCTACGCCAGAATTTAAAACCAAgatcctcatctccatcaacgtGAAATGCTTCCGGGAGCTTGTCCAGTACGGTGCCCAGGAGGTGCTGGAAAGGGAATACGGCCCCTACATTGTCACCCCGGAGCCCGGCTATGACTTCTCCGTCCTGATCGATCTAGAGAATCTACCCGCCGAGCAGGAGGCGAAGGATGAACTCATCATGCGCCTGGCGCTGATGAAGCGCAACGCCATGGCCGCCCCCTTCGAGAGAGCATTCGATGAGTTCGCTGAGCTGGCCGAAGAGGCTTCGAAATACACGAGCGAGACTGCGCCCCAGGGagttgaggaaggaggagaggttaTGGCCATTCACTATCGAGAGGAGGAAGCGATTTACATTAAAGCCAGCCATGATCGTGTCACGGTGATCTTCAGCACAGTGTTCCGGGAGGAGACAGATCGCATCTTTGGCAAGGTGTTCCTGCAGGAATTCGTCGATGCCAGACGCCGTGTCCTTACCCTGCAGAATGCCCCTCAAGTACTCTTCCGAAACGACTGTCCCCTGGAGCTGGCTGGTGTGCCTGGCATCCAGAACGGTAACGACGGTAGTATCAGCTATGTCACTTTCGGTATGTATTCGGGGATATGCATCACCCACCCGTTAGCTGTCACTAACCGCTCATAGTCCTGTTCCCTCGCCACCTGACCCCACAGCGACGCTATGAGAACATTTCCCACATCCAGATTTTCCGTGATTACTTCCATTACCACATCAAAGCATCGAAGGTAGCTTTCCCTGTCATTTTTGCAGGCCAGGTCAACATGCTTACTTAGAATCCAGGCATACATTCACACTAGGATGCGCAAGAGGACCGCGGACTTCCTCCAAGGTAAGAGTGGACCCCCAACAATGAAGGTATGTCCAGGTCACTAATGAATGATAGTTCTCAACCGGGCGCGGCCCGAGAACGAGGAGCGAGAAAGGAAGACGGCCAGTGGCCGTACTTTCAGGGTTCAGGGATAGAGAGCTGGCTCAAGAATATAATCTTTGTAAATTGCAGGCGAGGGGTGACATACGCACATGCATAAGtcgattttatttttctctagGATGTATAGGTTGTCGAGCATcataagtatttttttttccttttcttttctcttgatTTcgttactttttattatatttatcctCGCTACCTCGCATTGTCGAACGCATGACAGCTGCATGTGGCTTGAAGTAGTAGTGCGGCTGCCTTGCTTTGTTTTATTTGCTGCAATATAGCACTACTAACCAACCCATAAATACCGCCGGCTGCTGCTTCAGCTCTCAGCTCCCTCCcgtccctctcttccctgttACAATTGCTCGACAAGCTGCAGCAGAGCTGAAAACACCCGAAAATGAGCGCTTTGAGGGAGCCTCCTTAATCTCCACCACGATGTTTCAATTTCACCATCTGTCACAAGGTATTATCCACTCTAACCTCAAACTCCGTCCTGCACGTTAAGCACACTGGCGTGGGTCTAGTTACTGCGCTATTCCGCTATGGCCGACGAACACTCGCGCAGGATGCACTGGTTCGGATTCGAGCCTCAGATCGGCCGAAGCACTCCGATATGTTACCGTGGCTGTCTTCTAGCTGCAGCCACAAGTCCAGCTGGGTGAAAAGCAAACAGATGACCAGATTTAAGCGTGTGAACCATCCGAACCGCCCTATCGATGCATCTGATCGCCAAATATGACTCGGATCGCCCAACAGGTGGCCTTCAATTGGGCAAGAAGTCCCAGGGGATCGGTTCGGTGTCACACATTGACTGCAAGGAGATTAAACTGGTGTTGACTGATGGCCAGGATTCGTGGGGGTGGTCGCTATCTTGCCAGCCTCGATCGGAGAAACGGGGTgctgtggtgatgatgtgatctCAGCTCTCATCTATCCTATGATGATCGTCTCCGGTATTTCCGCAGGTTTTTATTCGACACCGTTGAGTATCTGCCTAATTgatggctggctggagggGGTTAGGGAGATGTGGTCGGCTCGGCGTGCTATCCTCCATATTGGGTCTATCTATCATACGGGGTACATGCCGATAACCGCTTCCTGCGACCTTAGTGGGATTACCGCATATTTTCTTCTGCAAACCGACATCAGGGATTCACGCTGCATTGGCGTCCCCATTAAATGCGCAATGGCCAAGAACGGGCAACGCTGACCCCAATCCGTACGTTTTTCCGGATATCAGCTCCTCTAGTTCATTCTAGGCACGAGCAGTGAAGGATCGCCTGTGACACTAGACACCCGCTCCGTTCAAGCTGTACAGCGGGTGTAGTTTAGTCTAACCTGCACTAACAAATGAGAAACACCGCGACGGGTCGCGACAGAAAGCATGCGCCACCGGATTTCCAGCTCCACGGTGAGGTGCAAACATGTTGGACATGAGCCACGTCCTATCCCAAGCAGGTCATGCATGGTTTTTGTATGCCCAGCACTATCTAGCCGATAGTGTGTTGTAGAAGAGGGCGGCCATTCGCCTGGATCATGCCAGGTCAGCCGTCTAGTTGGTTAAGTGGATTTTCTAGTGGAAGCCGTCTATATCGAACTTGTTCCCACCGGACTAAAAAGTGACAGCAATAGTTAGAGCCCGAGTAAAccctttttgatttttctGACCGCAACCCAATGGCGACACTTGTTCGTGGCTATTCGCTTTTCGCTTACgtttcccctttcttctaTTTGATGCGAAATAATACTGAGGTTTTAAGTAGAGCATCCTCACTCGCTACTTCGTTCCAACCGAGAATGTGACCATCTCTTCGGCTAGAGGAGCCAGTGTCGACGGTGAGAACTACTAAAACTGTCGGGGGGACCCCGCCTGCAAGGTATCCCTGCCAGGGCGCAGCTTAGCCCTCCAGAGCGTCGCAACCCTGCATGCTATATATCGCAACGCTTCTGCTCCAgcgcaaaaaaaaaaaaaaaaaactagatGCGATCCGCATCAATATCTGCCACAGTTCTACTCTACGCAATCAATCGCTGCACTTCTCCTGcatttctctcccttccatcGCCAACAAACAGTTCCCTAGACCAACCAAGCCAATATAACGGCCAAAAATTCGAAGTTGACAACAGGGGAATCAACTTCTGTCATCGTTTTGACTGAGTCTTTCCATATTTATACCTTTCTACGCCCGTTGTAGCTTACTCCCGCTTTATCCACCCCCTGGGCCGACCATGTTGAGGGGACCTTGAACTGCGGACAAACGGAGTGGGCGACCAGGCAGCGC
This genomic window contains:
- a CDS encoding snoRNA-binding rRNA-processing protein DIP2 (BUSCO:EOG09260EE7;~COG:A;~EggNog:ENOG410PG22;~InterPro:IPR036322,IPR015943,IPR001680,IPR007148, IPR019775,IPR020472,IPR017986;~PFAM:PF04003,PF00400;~go_function: GO:0005515 - protein binding [Evidence IEA]), with translation MVKSYFKFEHSKTFGLIASGSSNAIWARDDELAGSARRTGFGRAFVGASEEVLCWDIKKGELLGRWHDTSCKAQVTIITQSKTDEDIFAVGYEDGSIRIWDSRTETVIISFNGHKSAITQLAFDSTGVRLASGSRDTDIIVWDLVAEVGLFKLRGHTDQITSLHFLTPSIELLNEAGLSEHAGFLLTTGKDALIKVWDLAAQHCIETHVAQSNGECWSLGLSPDQSGCITAGNDGELKAWSIDESAMIHISKEKVGSEGQKILTDRGTFYRNGKDRTIGISFHPRADYIGIHGSEKAVEIWRIRSQTEVQKSLARKRKRRKEKDAQRAADKDGAAAEDAIEKSEDASSAPVSEVFVPHTIVRTGGKVRSFDWIRTKSSGSLQLLAATTNNQLEAYSVVTANKKNKDEEEPDYSRNLAVDIPGHRTDIRSVALSSDDRMLASASNGSLKIWNVRTQSCLRTLECGYALCSAFLPGDKIVVVGNKDGQLEVFDIASSTLLDTIKAHDGPVWSIQVHPDGKSLVSGSADKSAKFWNFQVVQEEIPGTKRTTPRLKLVHTRTLKVSDDILNVRFSPDARLLAVALLDNTVKVFFVDSLKLFLNLYGHKLPVLNMDISWDSKLIVTCSADKTVRIWGLDFGDCHKSFLAHEDSVMAVAFVPNNKDGNGHNFFSASKDRVIKYWDGDKFEHIQKLAGHHGEIWALTISHSGDFIVTASHDKSIRTWEQTDEPLFLEEEREKELEEMYDNNLMASLDQDEDGQDGEKAEAVDAGKQTAETLMAGEKIMEALDLGMEDLEVMRQWRALKARQPNAAPPQRNAQYMALNNISAERYLLNVVQKIPAAALQDALLVLPFSKVPALFTFLNIWASREWNIPLTCRVLFFILKTHHRQIVASKMMRPMLDGIRSALRKVLARQKDEMGFNLSALQFVGQQIQEQSTKDYIDEAAYEEQERQTGTGKKRQFMSIA
- the ARC2 gene encoding actin-related protein 2/3 complex subunit 2 (BUSCO:EOG09263EQZ;~COG:Z;~EggNog:ENOG410PFCE;~InterPro:IPR007188,IPR034666;~PFAM:PF04045;~go_component: GO:0005885 - Arp2/3 protein complex [Evidence IEA];~go_component: GO:0015629 - actin cytoskeleton [Evidence IEA];~go_process: GO:0030041 - actin filament polymerization [Evidence IEA];~go_process: GO:0030833 - regulation of actin filament polymerization [Evidence IEA];~go_process: GO:0034314 - Arp2/3 complex-mediated actin nucleation [Evidence IEA]), which encodes MLLLDYHNVLIHSLLTERFSGAPPVSIDQIVSDFDGVTFHLSTPEFKTKILISINVKCFRELVQYGAQEVLEREYGPYIVTPEPGYDFSVLIDLENLPAEQEAKDELIMRLALMKRNAMAAPFERAFDEFAELAEEASKYTSETAPQGVEEGGEVMAIHYREEEAIYIKASHDRVTVIFSTVFREETDRIFGKVFLQEFVDARRRVLTLQNAPQVLFRNDCPLELAGVPGIQNGNDGSISYVTFVLFPRHLTPQRRYENISHIQIFRDYFHYHIKASKAYIHTRMRKRTADFLQVLNRARPENEERERKTASGRTFRVQG